Proteins encoded together in one Bacteroides zoogleoformans window:
- a CDS encoding FimB/Mfa2 family fimbrial subunit, translated as MSMVRNSHRYPFLRLQAVIFLLALAGCIGEDRGGCPGILVIEPHYLLHDKGANDRFGEEVHRLELHLFGESGTYLSTMTDNGPHYSNGQRFEVELPEGVFHVLAVGGAAEAYETGTYDSKAPEGFSSGLHRGVSTLDDFRIRMRKSTGGTEAAHHADSLFFGRLDAGHASTDNYDPQPVYLTKNTKRITLRIRGIAANADARLYADNERIGARNERPADTRPICYTPYETSTGADNLAIRCFRTSRLYTDGQLTLQLLEAGTGKAAPGFSFDLTERLRSVPGYATQEGLDRTDHFVIDLTISGKGTLISLRVNGWETVPVVPEV; from the coding sequence ATGTCAATGGTACGAAACTCTCACCGATACCCGTTTTTACGCTTGCAAGCGGTGATCTTCCTGCTGGCGCTTGCCGGCTGCATAGGTGAAGATCGCGGCGGTTGTCCGGGCATTCTCGTCATCGAGCCACACTATCTGCTGCACGACAAAGGGGCGAACGACCGCTTCGGCGAAGAAGTGCACCGACTGGAGCTGCACTTGTTCGGCGAATCGGGCACCTACCTCAGCACGATGACCGACAACGGTCCGCACTACAGCAACGGACAGCGGTTTGAAGTGGAACTTCCCGAAGGCGTATTCCATGTGTTGGCAGTGGGCGGCGCGGCCGAAGCCTACGAAACCGGAACCTATGACAGCAAAGCGCCCGAAGGCTTCAGCAGCGGGCTGCACAGGGGCGTCAGCACCTTGGACGATTTTCGCATCCGCATGCGGAAAAGCACCGGCGGCACAGAAGCCGCTCACCATGCGGACAGCCTCTTCTTCGGCCGTTTGGACGCCGGGCATGCGAGCACGGACAACTATGACCCGCAGCCCGTCTATCTGACCAAAAACACCAAGCGCATCACGCTGCGCATCCGGGGAATTGCGGCAAACGCCGATGCCCGGCTCTATGCCGACAACGAACGCATCGGCGCACGCAACGAGCGGCCTGCCGACACCCGGCCCATCTGCTACACACCCTACGAAACGTCGACGGGAGCAGACAACCTTGCCATCAGGTGTTTCCGCACGTCGCGACTCTACACCGACGGGCAGTTGACTTTGCAGTTGCTCGAGGCCGGCACCGGAAAAGCTGCACCCGGTTTCTCGTTCGACCTGACGGAACGCCTGCGTTCCGTGCCCGGTTATGCCACGCAGGAGGGACTGGACCGTACCGACCACTTTGTCATCGACCTCACGATTTCCGGAAAAGGCACGCTGATTTCGCTTCGCGTGAACGGGTGGGAGACGGTTCCCGTGGTGCCCGAAGTGTGA
- a CDS encoding beta-galactosidase, protein MKRKFILTSVWLLCLCCLSYAKAQTGSGVEKKQRDFTVGAKTFLLDGKPFVVKAAELHYPRIPKPYWDQRIKLCKALGMNTVCLYVFWNSHESRPGEFDFTGQNDLAEFCRLCRQNDMYVILRPGPYVCAEWEMGGLPWWLLKKKDIRLRESDPYFIERVEIFEKAVAGQVAGLTIQNGGPIIMVQVENEYGSYGEDKGYVAQIRDIVRANYPGTTLFQCDWASNFTKNGLPDLVWTMNFGTGANIDQQFAPLQKLRPDSPLMCSEFWSGWFDKWGAHHETRPAADMIKGIDEMLSKNISFSLYMTHGGTNWGHWAGANSPGFAPDVTSYDYDAPISESGQTTPKYWELRKVMEKYMEGKKQADVPALIKPISIPAFRFTEMAPLFQNLPASKKDHDIRTMEEYDQGFGSILYRTVLPEMKSAFRLTVNEVHDYARIFLDGRYIGKLDRRNGEKQLTLPTCSKDARLDILVEAMGRINFGRAIKDFKGITESVELTMDVDGRPFTCNLKDWEIFNLEDTYEFYKNMKFQPIRSLEDELDRRIPGCYRATFNVRKPSDTFLNFETWGKGLVYVNGHALGRIWEIGPQQTLYVPGCWLKKGENEILVFDVVGPREAKSEGLKQPLLDQLLVNKPLIHRNAGEELDLTGEKAVLTAAFKPGNGWQEFRFQQPVKGRYICLEALSAHDGKELACVAEMYLLDAGGERLSREPWIVRYADSEDVSRVNCSADKIFDLQESTYWSTIKGAEYPHGIVIDLGDTHTLTGIQYLPRMESEVPGGIKDFRVYVKEQAFTY, encoded by the coding sequence ATGAAAAGAAAATTTATTCTAACTTCTGTATGGCTGCTCTGCTTGTGTTGCCTGTCTTATGCAAAAGCACAAACAGGAAGTGGCGTAGAAAAAAAACAAAGAGATTTCACCGTCGGAGCAAAGACTTTTCTCTTGGACGGAAAACCTTTTGTGGTTAAAGCGGCCGAATTGCACTACCCTCGTATTCCAAAACCGTATTGGGATCAGCGTATCAAATTGTGCAAAGCTTTGGGCATGAATACAGTCTGCCTTTATGTCTTCTGGAATTCCCACGAATCTCGTCCCGGTGAATTCGATTTTACCGGTCAAAACGATTTGGCGGAATTTTGTCGTCTGTGCCGGCAGAATGATATGTATGTCATTCTCCGTCCCGGCCCGTATGTTTGTGCCGAATGGGAAATGGGCGGATTGCCTTGGTGGTTGCTGAAAAAGAAGGATATCCGTCTGCGTGAGTCCGACCCCTACTTCATCGAACGAGTGGAGATCTTTGAAAAAGCTGTTGCCGGACAAGTAGCGGGGTTGACCATACAGAATGGCGGTCCTATCATCATGGTGCAAGTGGAAAATGAATATGGCTCTTACGGAGAGGACAAAGGCTACGTGGCACAGATACGCGATATCGTACGTGCCAATTATCCGGGCACTACTTTGTTTCAATGCGACTGGGCGTCGAACTTCACCAAGAACGGTCTGCCCGATTTGGTTTGGACGATGAACTTCGGCACCGGGGCCAATATCGATCAACAATTCGCACCGCTGCAAAAGCTCCGCCCGGACAGTCCGTTGATGTGTTCCGAGTTCTGGAGCGGCTGGTTCGATAAGTGGGGAGCGCATCATGAAACGCGTCCGGCTGCCGACATGATTAAGGGGATTGACGAGATGCTTTCCAAGAATATCTCATTCAGCCTTTATATGACACATGGAGGAACTAATTGGGGACATTGGGCGGGAGCTAATTCTCCGGGATTTGCGCCCGACGTAACTTCTTACGATTATGACGCCCCTATCAGCGAATCGGGACAAACCACTCCCAAATATTGGGAGTTGAGGAAAGTAATGGAGAAATATATGGAGGGCAAGAAGCAAGCCGACGTGCCTGCCCTCATCAAACCCATCAGCATCCCTGCTTTCCGGTTTACGGAGATGGCACCGTTGTTTCAGAATCTTCCCGCTTCCAAGAAAGACCATGACATCCGCACCATGGAAGAATACGACCAAGGCTTCGGAAGCATCCTCTATCGCACGGTTCTGCCCGAGATGAAGTCTGCTTTCAGGCTGACGGTGAATGAAGTCCATGACTATGCCCGGATCTTTCTGGATGGTAGATACATCGGGAAACTCGACCGCAGAAATGGCGAAAAGCAACTGACGCTTCCTACTTGCAGTAAAGACGCCCGGCTCGATATCTTGGTCGAGGCCATGGGGCGTATCAACTTCGGGCGTGCCATCAAAGATTTCAAAGGCATTACGGAAAGTGTGGAGCTTACCATGGATGTAGATGGGCGACCGTTCACGTGCAACCTGAAAGATTGGGAGATTTTCAATCTTGAAGATACCTATGAATTCTATAAGAACATGAAGTTTCAGCCCATCCGTTCGTTGGAAGACGAACTTGACCGGCGCATTCCCGGCTGTTATCGAGCTACTTTCAACGTAAGGAAGCCGAGTGATACTTTCTTGAATTTCGAGACTTGGGGCAAAGGGCTGGTATATGTCAACGGTCACGCTTTGGGCCGAATCTGGGAAATCGGTCCGCAGCAGACACTCTATGTGCCGGGCTGCTGGCTGAAGAAAGGAGAGAACGAAATACTGGTATTCGATGTCGTGGGGCCTCGTGAGGCGAAGTCCGAAGGTCTTAAGCAACCCCTTCTGGATCAGTTGCTCGTAAACAAGCCGCTTATCCATCGAAACGCGGGCGAAGAATTGGATTTAACGGGAGAAAAAGCTGTGCTGACTGCCGCTTTCAAACCCGGCAACGGATGGCAGGAGTTTAGATTTCAACAACCGGTCAAGGGGCGATATATCTGCCTGGAGGCCTTGAGTGCCCATGACGGAAAGGAGCTGGCATGTGTGGCCGAAATGTATCTTTTAGATGCCGGAGGAGAACGTCTTTCGCGCGAGCCGTGGATTGTGAGATACGCCGATAGCGAAGACGTTTCTCGCGTCAACTGTTCGGCAGATAAGATTTTCGATTTGCAGGAGTCCACTTATTGGAGCACGATAAAAGGTGCGGAATATCCTCATGGCATCGTGATAGACTTGGGCGATACGCATACGCTGACCGGTATTCAATATCTTCCCAGAATGGAAAGCGAGGTTCCGGGTGGCATCAAAGATTTTAGAGTGTACGTAAAAGAACAGGCGTTTACATACTGA
- the rpsA gene encoding 30S ribosomal protein S1, whose product MENLKNVSPVEDFNWDAYENGETVAGASHEELEKAYDNTLNRVNDREVVDGTVIAMNKREVVVNIGYKSDGIIPMSEFRYNPDLKVGDTVEVYIENQEDKKGQLVLSHRKARATRSWDRVNAALESEEIIKGYIKCRTKGGMIVDVFGIEAFLPGSQIDVKPIRDYDVFVGKTMEFKVVKINQEFKNVVVSHKALIEAELEQQKKEIISKLEKGQVLEGTVKNITSYGVFIDLGGVDGLIHITDLSWGRVSDPKEVVELDQKLNVVILDFDDEKKRIALGLKQLTPHPWDALSTELKVGDHVKGRVVVMADYGAFIEIAPGVEGLIHVSEMSWSQHLRSAQDFMKVGDEVEAVVLTLDREERKMSLGIKQLKADPWETIEERYPVGSKHTAKVRNFTNFGVFVEIEEGVDGLIHISDLSWTKKVKHPSEFTQIGANIDVQVLEIDKENRRLSLGHKQLEENPWDVFETVFTVGSVHEGTIIEMLDKGAVVALPYGVEGFATPKHLVKEDGSQAQLDEKLEFKVIEFNKDAKRIILSHSRIFEDAAKAEERAEKKAAKKASGKKEEAAPVIQNQAASTTLGDIDALAALKEQLEAGKK is encoded by the coding sequence ATGGAAAATTTAAAGAATGTATCTCCCGTTGAGGATTTCAATTGGGATGCTTACGAAAATGGCGAAACAGTGGCCGGTGCAAGTCACGAAGAACTGGAAAAGGCGTATGACAACACGCTGAACAGAGTTAACGACCGCGAGGTGGTTGACGGAACCGTAATAGCAATGAACAAGCGGGAAGTAGTTGTGAACATCGGTTACAAATCAGACGGCATCATTCCGATGAGTGAGTTCCGTTATAATCCTGACCTGAAGGTGGGCGACACGGTGGAAGTGTACATCGAAAATCAGGAAGACAAAAAAGGACAGCTTGTCCTCTCTCACCGCAAGGCTCGCGCCACTCGCTCGTGGGATCGCGTGAACGCAGCTTTGGAAAGCGAAGAAATCATCAAGGGCTACATCAAGTGCCGCACCAAGGGTGGTATGATTGTGGACGTATTCGGCATCGAGGCTTTCTTGCCGGGTTCGCAAATCGACGTGAAGCCTATCCGCGACTACGATGTGTTCGTTGGCAAAACAATGGAATTCAAGGTTGTCAAGATCAATCAGGAATTTAAGAATGTGGTTGTTTCTCACAAGGCGCTTATCGAAGCCGAACTGGAACAGCAGAAGAAAGAAATCATCAGTAAACTCGAAAAAGGACAGGTGCTTGAGGGTACCGTTAAAAATATCACTTCCTATGGCGTATTCATCGACTTGGGCGGCGTAGACGGTTTGATTCACATCACCGACCTCTCTTGGGGCCGCGTGAGCGATCCGAAAGAGGTGGTGGAACTTGACCAGAAGCTCAATGTGGTTATCCTTGACTTTGACGACGAGAAGAAGCGCATCGCTCTGGGCTTGAAACAACTCACTCCGCATCCTTGGGATGCTTTGAGCACCGAATTGAAGGTGGGCGACCACGTGAAAGGCAGAGTGGTGGTGATGGCCGATTACGGTGCATTCATCGAAATAGCTCCGGGTGTGGAAGGCTTGATTCACGTATCCGAGATGTCTTGGTCGCAACACTTGCGTTCGGCACAAGACTTCATGAAGGTGGGCGACGAAGTGGAAGCCGTTGTGCTGACTCTGGACCGCGAAGAGCGTAAGATGTCTCTCGGCATCAAGCAGCTGAAGGCCGATCCTTGGGAAACCATCGAAGAGAGATATCCCGTGGGCAGCAAGCATACGGCTAAAGTGCGCAACTTCACCAACTTCGGCGTGTTTGTGGAAATCGAAGAGGGTGTTGACGGCCTGATTCACATTTCCGACTTGTCTTGGACGAAGAAGGTAAAGCATCCGTCTGAATTCACTCAGATCGGTGCCAACATCGACGTACAAGTGCTGGAAATAGACAAGGAGAACCGTCGCTTGAGCCTCGGCCACAAGCAACTGGAAGAGAATCCTTGGGATGTATTCGAAACGGTATTCACCGTAGGTTCGGTACACGAAGGCACTATCATCGAAATGCTGGATAAGGGTGCTGTGGTGGCTCTGCCTTATGGTGTAGAAGGTTTCGCCACTCCGAAACACCTTGTTAAAGAAGACGGCTCGCAGGCACAGCTCGACGAGAAGCTGGAGTTCAAGGTTATTGAGTTCAACAAAGATGCCAAGCGCATCATCCTTTCTCACAGCCGCATCTTCGAAGATGCCGCAAAGGCTGAAGAAAGAGCCGAGAAGAAGGCTGCCAAGAAAGCAAGCGGCAAGAAAGAAGAGGCCGCTCCTGTTATCCAGAATCAGGCCGCTTCGACCACTCTGGGCGACATTGACGCTCTGGCTGCCTTGAAAGAGCAATTGGAAGCCGGCAAGAAGTAA
- a CDS encoding DUF3575 domain-containing protein, whose protein sequence is MNKCSLFGFLLGGLFLFPSFASAQRYSVRANLLGFATTNLNVEGAMAVSAHWSVHVPLQYNPFNLGGDAKLKNFTVTPGVRYWPGAPFGRGYFIGMHGVFSSFNAGGLFGYHKRRYEGTAWGAGFSAGYAHSIGRKWSMEYELGAGVVRADWEQYCRRRCGPKLGEGGKLYVVPTRISVSLAYLF, encoded by the coding sequence ATGAATAAATGTTCTTTATTTGGCTTCTTGTTGGGGGGATTGTTCCTTTTTCCCTCATTCGCTTCCGCTCAAAGATATTCCGTGCGCGCCAATCTTTTAGGGTTTGCCACCACTAATCTCAATGTAGAGGGCGCTATGGCGGTTTCTGCGCACTGGTCGGTTCACGTTCCGCTGCAATACAATCCGTTCAACCTCGGGGGAGATGCGAAACTGAAGAATTTTACCGTTACTCCGGGTGTCCGCTACTGGCCGGGTGCACCTTTCGGACGAGGATACTTCATCGGCATGCACGGTGTGTTCTCGTCCTTTAATGCAGGCGGCCTTTTCGGTTACCACAAGCGGAGGTATGAGGGTACTGCCTGGGGGGCGGGCTTTTCTGCCGGTTATGCCCACTCCATAGGACGCAAATGGAGTATGGAGTACGAACTTGGGGCAGGCGTTGTGCGAGCCGATTGGGAACAATACTGCCGGCGACGGTGCGGCCCTAAACTGGGCGAGGGTGGAAAGCTATACGTCGTGCCTACCCGCATTTCCGTAAGCCTCGCTTACCTCTTCTGA
- the uxuA gene encoding mannonate dehydratase, with translation MEKTWRWFGKKDKITLAMLRQIGVEGIVTALHEVPNGEVWTLEAIEDLKTYIESFGLHWSVVESLPVSEPIKYAGAGRDALIENYKASLANLGKAGIKTVCYNFMPVIDWIRTDLQYPWEDGASSLYFDKIRFAYFDLKILERKGAEADYSAEELRKVEELDKVITETEKDELVDAIIVKTQGFVNGNIKEGDKNPVAIFRRLLALYEGIDRTSLRENMRYFLSAVMPVCEEYGINMCVHPDDPPFQVLGLPRIVTDEQDIDWFLNAVDNPHNGLTFCAGSLSAGEQNDTRKLAQKFAKRTHFVHLRSTKAMPGGNFIESSHLEGRGHLIDLIRIFERENPGLPMRVDHGRMMLGDEDKGYNAGYSFHGRMLALAQVEGMMAVVDDELKNGK, from the coding sequence ATGGAAAAAACTTGGAGATGGTTCGGCAAGAAAGATAAAATCACACTTGCCATGTTGCGCCAAATAGGCGTAGAAGGCATTGTCACTGCCTTACATGAGGTTCCTAATGGTGAGGTCTGGACATTGGAAGCAATTGAAGACCTGAAGACATATATCGAGTCTTTCGGTCTGCACTGGTCTGTGGTAGAAAGCCTGCCGGTCAGCGAGCCGATAAAATATGCAGGAGCCGGGCGCGATGCCTTGATAGAAAACTACAAAGCCAGCCTTGCCAATCTGGGAAAAGCAGGAATAAAGACAGTCTGTTACAACTTCATGCCGGTGATTGATTGGATTCGTACAGACTTGCAGTACCCTTGGGAGGATGGCGCTTCGTCTCTCTATTTCGACAAAATCCGTTTTGCCTATTTCGACTTGAAGATATTGGAGCGGAAAGGCGCTGAAGCCGATTACTCTGCGGAAGAGTTGAGGAAAGTGGAAGAGCTGGACAAGGTAATAACAGAAACAGAGAAGGACGAGCTGGTCGATGCCATCATTGTAAAAACGCAGGGCTTCGTAAACGGCAACATCAAAGAGGGAGACAAGAATCCGGTGGCTATCTTCAGACGCCTGCTGGCACTTTACGAGGGAATTGACCGCACGTCCTTGCGCGAGAACATGCGCTATTTCCTTTCGGCCGTGATGCCGGTGTGCGAGGAGTATGGCATAAACATGTGCGTACATCCCGATGATCCTCCTTTTCAGGTGTTGGGCTTGCCGCGCATCGTGACAGACGAACAAGACATCGACTGGTTCCTGAATGCGGTGGATAATCCTCACAACGGACTGACCTTCTGTGCCGGCTCTCTGAGCGCAGGCGAACAGAACGACACCCGCAAACTGGCACAGAAGTTTGCCAAACGCACGCATTTCGTGCACCTGCGCAGCACGAAAGCCATGCCGGGCGGAAACTTCATCGAGAGTTCCCACCTCGAAGGCCGAGGGCATCTCATCGACCTCATCCGCATCTTCGAGAGAGAAAACCCCGGACTTCCCATGCGCGTGGATCACGGACGCATGATGCTGGGCGATGAAGACAAGGGATACAACGCCGGCTATTCGTTTCACGGCCGCATGCTGGCATTGGCGCAGGTAGAAGGAATGATGGCTGTGGTGGATGATGAGTTGAAAAACGGAAAATAA
- a CDS encoding BACON domain-containing protein: MNRKLISAFGWQLVLAGVAPLICCLACRNETDVPAILEDTSATLYLAFAAPTDTHSPHTRANSETDIAEVDVLSFKPDAAAPTDMRKGTFYYRAKGVYTRLSVDPATGAAQGKVVVKLKADEDANQTLVLLANARAQVDEAMTSVEYGDPKEQVLERLLVPVKAATGEMDFDRFPMWGELPDQSIRRGYAPPASPVLLLRSTVKFTLALPATSPLHFFRSADELRLYNYRIKGRMAPDNYDPSGMRVLTPTVPAGAGAAPTPPSIRPYNTLLRSDWTGDKGKLGEGSERSFYTLEADNRTAVAASGLDATCLLVQVTFATVHEGAELATRFGRQTGWYRIDFRNYDTGEFIDLLRNHHYRIRVKSVKTPPASTPEEAFEGRHTLECDLVAYNEVEENVAVSPDYKLEVERRWAELPGTNGDTLTVQTENTKGWKITEKPDWLIASPERVTNDAITSLVLRARDNAYRTGTFRLKAGRTEMVFTVVQRKKTPLEYVAELNLAGGRKGSSCLCYLGGGLWSNTLLQWAENHRTDGRSSYYNWYTTTGTSHAECNPANLSLFAESMLRNYHLPTREEWTGVLAQGAELSFGTAVDATVDECVKIGGETHSYRSHYYSTGSGAIYALRFKAGVNPVDGHPLAADNQMLCAYRYVILHPFFAGFSHARLVVSSVWLGEANEAGNPMSAISNPQWWDDRMLEGKVITRIFPVAGGITNFSYLGTYPAVGAPNSLSPADDIGLLGLYWSAGSPDADNGIATRIGAGEAKTGVPAAKWQGLNVRPFLNQ, from the coding sequence ATGAACAGAAAATTGATATCCGCTTTTGGTTGGCAGCTGGTGCTTGCAGGCGTCGCGCCACTGATATGCTGCCTTGCTTGCCGGAACGAAACAGACGTGCCGGCCATACTTGAAGACACCTCCGCCACACTCTACCTGGCTTTCGCGGCTCCGACGGACACACACAGCCCGCATACGCGCGCCAACAGCGAAACGGACATCGCGGAAGTGGATGTGCTCTCTTTCAAGCCCGACGCCGCAGCTCCCACGGACATGCGGAAGGGTACGTTCTACTACCGTGCCAAGGGGGTATATACGCGGTTGTCCGTCGACCCCGCCACGGGCGCCGCCCAAGGCAAGGTGGTGGTGAAACTGAAGGCCGACGAGGATGCAAACCAGACCCTTGTGCTGCTGGCCAACGCCCGTGCGCAGGTGGACGAAGCGATGACTTCCGTGGAATATGGCGACCCGAAAGAGCAGGTGCTGGAGCGGCTGCTCGTACCCGTGAAAGCGGCTACCGGAGAGATGGACTTCGACCGCTTCCCCATGTGGGGCGAACTGCCCGACCAGTCCATCCGGAGAGGGTATGCGCCACCCGCATCGCCGGTATTGTTGCTGCGGAGCACGGTAAAGTTCACGCTGGCGCTTCCCGCCACTTCACCCCTTCACTTCTTTCGGTCGGCAGATGAACTGAGGCTATACAACTACCGCATCAAAGGGCGTATGGCGCCCGACAATTACGACCCCTCGGGCATGCGCGTGCTGACGCCCACCGTGCCCGCGGGCGCCGGCGCGGCACCCACGCCTCCTTCCATCCGCCCCTACAACACCTTGCTGCGGAGCGACTGGACGGGTGACAAAGGGAAGCTGGGCGAGGGAAGCGAACGGTCATTCTACACCCTCGAAGCCGACAACCGTACGGCCGTGGCCGCATCGGGCCTGGATGCCACCTGCCTGCTGGTGCAGGTGACGTTTGCCACGGTACACGAGGGAGCCGAATTGGCCACCCGCTTCGGCCGGCAGACGGGATGGTATCGCATCGACTTCCGCAACTACGACACCGGTGAATTCATCGACCTGCTGCGCAACCACCACTACCGCATCAGGGTGAAAAGCGTGAAGACACCCCCTGCCTCCACCCCCGAAGAGGCCTTCGAAGGGAGGCATACGCTGGAATGCGACCTCGTCGCTTACAACGAGGTGGAAGAAAATGTCGCGGTAAGTCCCGACTACAAGCTGGAAGTGGAGAGACGATGGGCGGAGCTGCCGGGCACAAACGGCGACACGCTGACCGTGCAGACCGAGAACACCAAAGGATGGAAAATAACGGAGAAACCCGACTGGCTCATTGCCAGCCCCGAACGTGTGACCAACGACGCCATTACGTCCCTTGTACTCCGCGCCCGAGACAACGCCTACCGCACCGGAACCTTCAGACTGAAAGCCGGACGTACGGAAATGGTATTCACTGTGGTACAACGCAAAAAAACGCCGTTGGAGTATGTGGCGGAGCTCAATCTGGCAGGCGGGCGTAAAGGTTCGTCATGTTTGTGCTACTTAGGCGGCGGCTTATGGAGTAACACGTTGCTGCAGTGGGCAGAAAACCATCGAACAGATGGTCGATCGTCTTACTACAATTGGTACACAACCACCGGCACTTCTCATGCCGAGTGTAATCCGGCCAACCTGTCGCTCTTTGCAGAGTCTATGTTGCGCAACTATCACCTGCCTACGCGCGAAGAGTGGACAGGCGTCTTGGCTCAGGGAGCCGAGTTGTCGTTCGGCACAGCCGTGGACGCAACCGTGGACGAATGCGTGAAAATAGGCGGCGAAACGCATTCGTACCGGTCGCACTACTACTCGACCGGCAGCGGAGCGATATACGCACTGCGCTTCAAAGCGGGCGTGAACCCGGTGGACGGCCATCCCCTCGCCGCGGACAACCAAATGCTCTGTGCCTACCGCTATGTGATTCTCCATCCGTTCTTCGCCGGATTTTCACACGCGCGCTTAGTAGTGTCGTCCGTCTGGCTGGGCGAAGCAAACGAGGCCGGCAATCCGATGAGCGCCATCAGCAACCCTCAATGGTGGGATGACCGCATGTTGGAAGGGAAAGTGATTACACGCATATTCCCGGTGGCGGGAGGAATCACTAATTTCTCCTACCTCGGCACATACCCGGCAGTCGGTGCTCCTAACTCATTATCTCCTGCCGATGACATAGGGTTGCTGGGGCTCTACTGGTCGGCAGGCAGTCCGGACGCAGACAACGGAATAGCGACACGGATCGGTGCGGGAGAAGCGAAAACCGGCGTTCCCGCCGCCAAATGGCAAGGACTCAACGTGCGTCCTTTCCTGAACCAATGA
- a CDS encoding tyrosine-type recombinase/integrase — protein MKERNLLSFMEDVVRQLQSEGRYGTAHVYHCTLRRIRQFAGSRSYFPFRCITRTWLKAFAEHLYAQGMRFNSVSTYMRMLRATYNRAAMQGLIKPDPLLFRGMHTGVEAGNSRALPAEAIRRILLPEHKLPERLEKARCCFSMLFLLRGLSFADLAYMRKSDLQDNLLCYHRRKTGRRLCVEVVPEALALLERYTSDAGNVPGLFPFVREQGEAGYRQYRNALRCFNRRLGELARYLGLDVSLSSYCARHSWATIANFSHYDKELISNALGHSSVRVTETYFRQFHDEEIHRMNREILAGLLSSSSS, from the coding sequence ATGAAAGAGAGAAATTTACTGAGCTTTATGGAGGATGTCGTCCGACAACTTCAGTCCGAGGGCCGCTATGGAACAGCCCATGTGTATCATTGTACGCTGCGTCGCATCCGTCAGTTCGCAGGCAGCCGGTCTTATTTCCCGTTTCGCTGCATCACCCGCACTTGGCTGAAAGCCTTTGCAGAGCATCTGTATGCGCAGGGCATGCGCTTCAACAGCGTTTCCACCTATATGCGCATGTTGCGCGCCACCTACAACCGGGCAGCCATGCAAGGGCTTATCAAGCCCGACCCACTGCTGTTTCGCGGGATGCACACGGGTGTGGAAGCGGGAAACAGCCGTGCCTTGCCGGCCGAGGCGATACGTCGCATCCTCCTGCCGGAGCATAAACTTCCCGAACGATTGGAAAAGGCCCGTTGCTGCTTTTCCATGTTGTTTCTGCTACGCGGGCTCAGCTTTGCCGACTTGGCCTACATGCGCAAAAGCGATCTGCAAGACAATCTGCTTTGTTATCATCGTCGCAAAACGGGGCGTCGCCTTTGTGTAGAGGTGGTGCCTGAAGCTTTGGCCCTCCTTGAGAGGTATACTTCGGATGCCGGCAACGTCCCGGGGCTTTTCCCCTTTGTGCGCGAACAGGGCGAAGCGGGCTACCGGCAATACCGAAACGCCCTTCGCTGTTTCAACCGCCGGCTGGGCGAACTTGCACGCTATTTGGGCTTGGACGTTAGCTTGAGTTCCTATTGCGCCCGCCACAGCTGGGCCACAATCGCCAATTTCAGCCACTACGACAAGGAGTTGATAAGCAATGCTTTGGGACATTCTTCTGTGCGCGTGACAGAGACTTATTTCAGGCAGTTTCATGATGAAGAGATTCATCGGATGAATAGGGAAATCCTTGCCGGGTTGCTTTCTTCTTCTTCTTCTTGA